In Microcoleus sp. FACHB-672, one DNA window encodes the following:
- a CDS encoding ATP-binding protein: MKFLTYFSAKISRKAPKAGGKIHLLPYFAASFAFVMVLGVTAVLDYSEQKRFQEQHRANVLNQLSTVRARLEGALNQRLFLERGLVAYVSAINSDIDQKQFESIAKVIVAQQRGIRSVGFYKNTIVSHMYPLAGNEGVIGFDPMSIPEEREAIERAIRNKKTVVAGPINLRPHGVAFISRTPVFLTPPGQVPESGAFWGMVGIIIDQNTLFQDAGLLDPSAKLHYTIRGKDGLGVGGEVFFGDEKIFKQNPVILPVTLPNGSWQLAAVPAQGWPSQAPISQWLHLGGGVLALVAGGLVYILVRWPAKLQEAVERATGALKNSETALMAANTELQHLDRIKDEFLANTSHELRTPLHGMIGIAESMIDGATGELSEQQQKNLLMIAQSGQRLNTLVNDLLDFSQLKHKNIELQLKPVGMREITEVVLALSKTLVGKKDLQLINKISPNLPLAKADENRVQQILYNLIGNSIKFTQSGTVEISAELVEKDLSVSSANSQLAITVSDTGIGIAEDKLDRIFESFEQADGSTAREYGGTGLGLTVTKQLVELHGGKIQVESTPGTGSRFTFTLPVSPEERKLKTEEKEASLQKLSPIASMANSQALIPISQAPQFPVSNFESVSQFKILVVDDEPVNLQVLFNHLSLQNYAIIQAASGSEALAAFDEGFPPDLVLLDVMMPKMTGYEVCRELREKFPAHELPIVLLTAKNQVSDLLEGLDAGANDYLTKPISKYELLARIKTHINLANISRAYGRFVPHEFLQLLNKESIIDVKLGDSVQQEMSILFSDIRDFTTLSETMTPDENFQFINSYLSRMESAIASNHGFIDKYIGDAIMALFGGSADWAVKAGLAMLQRQGEYNKDREEAGKPPIKIGIGINTGSLMLGTVGGHNRMDGTVISDAVNLASRIEGLTKNYGVSLLISHHTFSHLQHPDDYSIRLIDKVTVKGKSELVTVYEVFDADPDKIREGKLMTIQRFEEALFLYNQEKFLESAQCFKDCLSKNPEDKVAQIYLKRCQRMVFAP; the protein is encoded by the coding sequence ATGAAATTTTTAACTTATTTTTCAGCTAAAATTTCTCGAAAAGCGCCTAAAGCCGGCGGTAAAATTCACTTATTGCCCTATTTCGCCGCCTCATTCGCCTTCGTGATGGTTTTGGGTGTGACGGCGGTACTCGATTATTCTGAACAAAAACGGTTTCAAGAGCAACATCGCGCCAATGTTCTTAATCAATTGAGTACCGTTAGAGCTCGCCTTGAAGGCGCGTTAAACCAGAGACTTTTTCTAGAAAGGGGTCTGGTGGCTTATGTTTCAGCTATCAATTCCGATATTGACCAAAAGCAATTTGAAAGTATTGCTAAAGTCATCGTGGCGCAGCAACGGGGCATCCGCAGTGTAGGATTTTATAAAAACACCATTGTCAGTCATATGTATCCCTTAGCAGGGAATGAAGGGGTTATCGGCTTTGATCCAATGAGCATCCCTGAAGAACGCGAAGCAATCGAACGGGCAATTAGAAACAAAAAAACGGTGGTTGCCGGCCCGATTAATTTAAGGCCCCACGGTGTGGCATTCATCAGCCGCACGCCGGTTTTTCTCACTCCCCCCGGACAAGTACCTGAAAGTGGCGCTTTCTGGGGGATGGTTGGCATCATCATCGACCAAAATACGTTGTTTCAAGATGCAGGACTACTCGATCCCTCAGCGAAACTTCACTACACCATTCGTGGCAAGGATGGGTTAGGGGTGGGTGGGGAAGTCTTTTTCGGTGATGAGAAAATTTTTAAACAAAATCCAGTCATTTTGCCCGTGACGCTGCCAAACGGTTCGTGGCAGTTGGCAGCAGTACCGGCACAAGGATGGCCAAGCCAAGCCCCTATTTCCCAATGGTTGCACTTGGGAGGCGGGGTGCTGGCGCTGGTGGCGGGCGGTTTGGTTTACATTTTGGTCAGATGGCCGGCAAAATTGCAAGAAGCCGTAGAACGGGCTACAGGGGCGCTGAAAAACAGTGAGACAGCCCTGATGGCAGCAAATACCGAGTTGCAGCACTTGGATCGCATCAAAGATGAATTTTTGGCAAATACGTCTCACGAATTGCGAACCCCCCTGCATGGGATGATTGGCATTGCCGAATCGATGATAGATGGAGCGACGGGGGAACTGTCAGAACAGCAACAGAAAAATCTATTGATGATTGCCCAAAGCGGACAGCGGCTGAACACGCTGGTTAACGATCTCCTCGATTTCTCGCAACTCAAACATAAAAATATTGAACTGCAACTGAAGCCGGTGGGAATGAGAGAAATCACTGAGGTGGTTTTAGCCCTCAGTAAAACGCTGGTTGGTAAAAAAGATTTGCAGCTCATTAATAAAATTTCTCCGAATCTTCCCCTTGCCAAGGCCGATGAGAATCGGGTTCAACAAATTTTGTATAACTTAATTGGAAATTCGATTAAGTTTACGCAATCTGGCACAGTAGAAATTTCAGCGGAATTGGTTGAAAAAGACTTATCCGTATCTTCAGCCAATTCCCAACTCGCAATTACTGTGTCTGACACCGGCATTGGAATTGCTGAAGATAAATTAGACAGAATTTTTGAATCTTTTGAGCAAGCGGATGGCTCGACAGCCAGGGAATATGGCGGCACCGGCTTGGGTTTAACGGTTACGAAACAGTTAGTAGAATTACATGGTGGGAAAATTCAGGTTGAATCGACCCCAGGTACTGGATCGCGGTTTACTTTTACCCTGCCGGTGTCTCCTGAAGAGAGGAAGCTGAAAACTGAAGAAAAAGAAGCTTCTTTGCAAAAGCTTTCCCCAATTGCATCGATGGCCAATTCTCAAGCCCTCATCCCGATTTCTCAAGCGCCTCAATTCCCAGTTTCTAATTTTGAATCCGTCTCACAGTTCAAAATTCTGGTTGTGGATGATGAGCCGGTGAATCTTCAGGTTCTTTTTAATCATTTGTCGCTGCAAAATTATGCCATTATTCAAGCAGCAAGTGGCAGCGAGGCACTCGCTGCATTTGATGAAGGTTTCCCACCCGACTTGGTTTTACTGGATGTGATGATGCCGAAAATGACAGGCTATGAAGTTTGCCGGGAACTGCGCGAAAAATTTCCAGCTCATGAGCTTCCTATTGTGCTTTTGACAGCAAAAAATCAAGTCTCGGATTTGCTAGAAGGATTGGATGCCGGCGCGAATGATTATCTAACTAAGCCGATTTCCAAATATGAACTTTTAGCAAGAATTAAAACTCACATTAACCTCGCCAATATCAGTCGAGCTTACGGTCGGTTTGTTCCCCATGAATTTCTTCAACTTTTGAATAAGGAAAGTATAATTGATGTCAAACTAGGCGATTCAGTGCAACAAGAAATGTCAATTTTATTTTCTGATATTCGGGATTTTACAACCCTAAGTGAAACAATGACGCCAGATGAAAATTTTCAATTTATCAATTCTTATCTTTCTCGAATGGAATCGGCAATTGCCAGCAATCATGGGTTTATTGATAAATATATTGGAGATGCAATTATGGCTTTGTTTGGGGGCAGTGCAGATTGGGCGGTTAAAGCCGGCCTTGCGATGCTACAACGGCAGGGTGAATATAATAAAGACCGCGAAGAAGCCGGTAAACCCCCAATTAAGATTGGCATTGGCATCAATACCGGCTCTTTGATGTTAGGGACAGTTGGCGGACACAACCGAATGGATGGAACAGTAATTAGCGATGCGGTGAATTTAGCCTCTCGAATTGAAGGATTGACGAAAAATTATGGCGTGTCTTTATTAATCTCTCACCATACTTTTTCTCATCTCCAGCATCCAGATGACTATTCTATTCGTCTGATTGATAAAGTTACAGTTAAGGGAAAATCAGAATTAGTAACGGTTTATGAAGTGTTTGATGCCGACCCCGATAAAATTCGAGAGGGGAAATTAATGACTATCCAGCGCTTTGAGGAAGCTTTGTTTCTCTACAATCAAGAAAAGTTTCTTGAATCTGCACAATGTTTCAAAGATTGTTTGTCTAAAAATCCAGAAGACAAAGTTGCTCAAATTTATTTAAAACGCTGTCAACGTATGGTTTTTGCACCTTAA
- a CDS encoding sensor histidine kinase KdpD — protein sequence MIHSSEVTGTPNLPSNSSDKTYNRSGRRGKHKIFIGMAPGVGKTFRMLEEAHQIKREGIDVVIGLLETHGRRETAEKAEGLERVPRQQILRGGMTLTEMDTDAILTRVPQLVLVDELAHTNVPGSLREKRYQDVEVILAAGIDVYSTVNIQHLESLNDLVARITGVVVRERIPDRLLDEADEVIVIDVTPETLEERLMEGKIYAPEKIQQSLENFFQRRNLIALRELALREVADFVEDDANSNTSSGQFCNIHERVLVCVSTYPNGMQLLRRGSRIANYMNAKLYAVFVNHPERFLNKQESLHIETCEKLCKEFGGEFVRFTSSNISQAIAEVAEKYHITQIVLGETQRSRWQLLMKGSLIQQLMRELKHIDLHIIATEKIQS from the coding sequence ATGATTCACTCTAGCGAAGTTACAGGTACTCCCAACCTCCCTAGCAATTCGTCGGATAAAACTTACAATCGTTCTGGCCGGCGCGGGAAGCACAAAATTTTTATTGGCATGGCTCCTGGCGTCGGTAAAACCTTCCGGATGCTAGAAGAAGCTCATCAGATTAAGCGGGAAGGGATTGATGTTGTTATTGGGCTTTTAGAAACCCACGGACGTCGAGAAACTGCTGAAAAAGCCGAAGGTTTGGAGAGGGTGCCTCGCCAACAAATCTTGCGAGGGGGCATGACACTCACCGAAATGGATACGGATGCGATTTTGACACGAGTTCCTCAGTTGGTGTTAGTAGATGAACTCGCACATACTAACGTTCCCGGTTCTCTACGCGAGAAGCGCTACCAAGATGTTGAAGTAATTTTAGCTGCCGGTATTGATGTTTACTCCACTGTTAATATTCAGCACTTAGAAAGCCTCAATGATTTGGTAGCTCGAATTACCGGCGTTGTGGTGCGAGAGCGCATCCCTGATCGGTTGCTAGATGAAGCGGATGAGGTAATTGTTATTGATGTTACCCCGGAAACCCTAGAAGAGCGGCTGATGGAAGGTAAAATCTACGCACCAGAGAAAATTCAACAATCTTTAGAAAACTTTTTCCAACGCCGAAACTTGATTGCCTTACGAGAGTTGGCGCTGCGAGAAGTGGCGGATTTTGTTGAGGATGATGCTAATTCCAACACCTCATCGGGTCAATTTTGTAATATTCACGAACGCGTGTTAGTTTGTGTTTCGACTTACCCTAATGGGATGCAGTTGCTGCGTCGCGGCTCCCGAATCGCTAACTATATGAATGCTAAACTCTACGCAGTGTTTGTGAATCATCCTGAGCGCTTTCTTAATAAGCAAGAGAGCCTTCATATCGAAACCTGTGAGAAACTTTGCAAAGAATTCGGAGGTGAATTTGTGCGCTTCACCAGTTCCAATATTTCCCAAGCAATTGCTGAGGTGGCGGAAAAATATCACATTACTCAAATTGTGCTGGGCGAGACTCAGCGTTCACGCTGGCAGTTACTAATGAAAGGATCTTTGATTCAACAATTGATGCGAGAACTAAAACATATTGACTTACACATAATCGCAACAGAAAAAATACAAAGTTAG
- the queA gene encoding tRNA preQ1(34) S-adenosylmethionine ribosyltransferase-isomerase QueA codes for MPIHSSSVNSLAAGSEWDRSLMAYDYELPADRIAQNPAVPRDSSRLLVVDSPTDHSHRIFRDLPALLNPGDLLVLNNTRVIPARLYGRKPTGSVVEVLLLEERQENIWLALVKPGKRFKAGSKIEFEPQKSSNSPMSSRLSATVIDTDEATGGRLLHFELPEGIPLSQMLEAFGYMPLPPYITNSAASPAQYQTVYAQQPGAVAAPTAGLHFTDDLFGRLAERGINHAFVTLHVGVGTFRPVEVEDVTTHQMHEEWVEVPAATVEAIRQTQQKGGRIIAVGTTVVRSLEGAAANGRLQPFCGKTNLFIYPGYRWRVVEGLITNFHLPRSSLLMLVSALVGRERLLDLYRDAIEKEYRFYSFGDAMLILPAARIAVIANDGDRANG; via the coding sequence ATGCCGATCCACTCCTCATCCGTCAATTCACTCGCAGCCGGCAGTGAGTGGGATCGGTCATTGATGGCTTATGATTACGAACTCCCAGCGGATCGAATCGCTCAAAATCCAGCCGTGCCAAGAGATAGCTCCCGCTTGCTGGTGGTAGATTCCCCCACTGATCACAGCCATCGCATTTTTCGTGATTTACCGGCTCTGCTCAACCCTGGAGACTTGCTGGTACTCAATAACACCCGCGTTATCCCAGCCCGATTGTACGGACGCAAACCCACCGGCTCTGTGGTAGAAGTCCTGTTATTAGAGGAGCGGCAGGAAAATATCTGGCTGGCTTTAGTCAAACCGGGGAAGCGCTTCAAAGCCGGCTCAAAAATAGAATTTGAACCCCAAAAATCTTCAAATTCCCCAATGTCAAGCCGGTTGAGCGCCACAGTCATCGACACAGATGAAGCAACCGGCGGACGCTTGCTGCATTTTGAGCTTCCAGAAGGCATCCCCCTGAGCCAGATGTTAGAAGCATTCGGCTATATGCCCCTGCCGCCCTACATCACCAATTCTGCTGCCTCACCGGCACAGTATCAAACTGTCTATGCCCAGCAACCAGGGGCAGTTGCGGCACCCACAGCTGGGCTGCACTTCACCGACGATTTATTTGGCCGGCTGGCTGAACGCGGCATCAATCACGCGTTTGTGACGCTGCACGTCGGCGTGGGGACATTTCGACCTGTGGAGGTGGAGGACGTAACAACTCACCAGATGCACGAAGAGTGGGTAGAGGTGCCGGCAGCCACCGTAGAAGCGATTCGTCAGACGCAGCAGAAAGGAGGGCGGATCATTGCAGTGGGCACTACCGTGGTGCGATCTCTGGAGGGGGCGGCTGCGAATGGCCGGCTGCAACCGTTTTGCGGCAAGACAAATTTGTTTATCTATCCCGGCTATCGATGGCGAGTCGTGGAGGGGCTAATTACGAATTTTCACTTACCCCGATCTAGTTTGTTGATGCTGGTGAGTGCGTTGGTGGGGCGTGAGCGCTTGCTGGATTTGTATCGGGATGCAATTGAGAAGGAGTATCGCTTTTACTCGTTTGGCGATGCAATGCTGATTTTGCCGGCGGCACGCATAGCAGTGATTGCCAATGATGGTGATCGTGCTAATGGCTAA
- the rpmF gene encoding 50S ribosomal protein L32: protein MAVPKKKTSKSKRDKRKATWKHKAVQQAQKALSLGKSILTKRSSFVYPPDQEDDEE from the coding sequence ATGGCAGTCCCTAAGAAGAAAACATCAAAATCCAAGCGCGATAAGCGTAAAGCAACCTGGAAGCACAAAGCAGTCCAGCAAGCGCAGAAAGCCCTCTCCCTAGGCAAGTCGATTTTAACGAAACGCTCCAGCTTTGTTTATCCACCCGATCAGGAGGATGACGAAGAATAA
- the kdpC gene encoding K(+)-transporting ATPase subunit C — protein MSLIRETIVGLRMTLILWVLTALIYPFFMLGVGLIFPYQANGSLIKNAQGQVVGSALIGQPFASERYFWSRPSTTNYSTGEAAKQTGISGASNLAPSNPDLVKRIQSEVSRLNQANIKPTADLVYTSGSSLDPHISEESARTQIQRVAKARGLDTNQVEILISKYVDGRFLGIFGESGVNTLKLNLALDALQTGK, from the coding sequence ATGTCTCTAATTCGAGAAACGATTGTTGGCCTTCGCATGACCCTAATTTTATGGGTATTAACGGCCTTAATTTATCCCTTTTTCATGCTGGGTGTTGGCCTGATTTTTCCTTATCAAGCCAATGGCAGCTTGATTAAAAATGCCCAAGGGCAAGTTGTGGGTTCGGCTTTAATCGGTCAGCCTTTTGCTTCAGAGCGATATTTTTGGAGTCGCCCCAGCACCACGAACTACAGTACAGGAGAAGCGGCTAAACAAACTGGCATTTCTGGTGCTAGCAATCTCGCACCCAGCAATCCAGATTTGGTAAAACGAATTCAATCGGAAGTTAGCCGGCTAAACCAGGCAAATATCAAGCCTACAGCGGATTTAGTTTACACATCTGGATCGAGCTTAGATCCTCACATTAGTGAAGAATCTGCCCGCACCCAAATTCAACGAGTGGCAAAGGCGCGAGGGCTAGATACGAATCAGGTTGAAATTCTGATTTCTAAATATGTTGACGGGAGATTTCTCGGAATTTTTGGTGAATCGGGTGTTAACACCCTCAAACTAAATTTGGCTTTAGATGCTTTACAAACGGGTAAATAA
- a CDS encoding CBASS cGAMP-activated phospholipase gives MSNVVKVLAIDGGGIRGIIPAMVLAEIEARTQKRISEMFDLIAGTSTGGLLALALTKPKKNSNQPQYKATNLVRMYEEEGEIIFSPKTFARLRSLTDEKYPADGIEAVLEKYFGNTRLSQALTEIIVPSYDIEQRRPHFFKSRKAKNDYERDFPMRKVARATSAAPTYFEPLKLENHDLTDYYALIDGGVFANNPAMCAYVEAKDTYPDATDFLVVSLGTGELSTRLFYDHVKDWGLLQWAQPILHVVFDGSSDTVDYQLRLLLPALEEGTNRYYRFQTSLIGDVGDHLDDANPKNITGLKRLAQDMINKNDTLLNTLCQQLVSSIPTGNV, from the coding sequence ATGTCAAATGTAGTTAAAGTTTTAGCCATTGATGGAGGCGGAATTCGCGGGATTATTCCGGCGATGGTTTTAGCTGAAATTGAAGCTCGAACGCAAAAGCGAATTTCAGAGATGTTTGATTTAATTGCAGGCACCTCAACAGGAGGGCTGTTGGCATTAGCTTTAACAAAACCCAAAAAAAATAGTAACCAACCTCAATATAAAGCTACAAACTTAGTCAGAATGTATGAGGAAGAAGGTGAGATAATTTTTTCACCTAAAACTTTTGCAAGACTGAGATCCTTAACAGACGAAAAATATCCAGCAGACGGCATTGAAGCCGTTTTAGAAAAGTATTTTGGTAACACCCGTTTAAGTCAAGCTCTGACCGAAATTATCGTTCCCAGCTATGATATTGAGCAGCGCCGGCCCCATTTTTTTAAAAGCCGAAAAGCTAAAAATGACTATGAGCGAGATTTTCCCATGAGAAAAGTGGCACGGGCTACTTCTGCTGCACCGACTTATTTTGAACCGCTCAAATTAGAAAACCATGATCTAACAGATTATTATGCATTAATTGATGGAGGTGTTTTTGCCAACAACCCTGCCATGTGTGCCTATGTAGAAGCTAAAGACACTTATCCAGATGCCACTGATTTTCTCGTTGTCTCATTGGGAACAGGAGAGCTGAGTACCAGACTTTTTTACGATCATGTAAAAGACTGGGGACTGCTTCAATGGGCGCAACCCATTCTTCACGTTGTTTTTGATGGCAGCAGCGATACGGTAGATTATCAACTCAGACTTTTATTGCCGGCTTTAGAAGAAGGAACGAATCGTTATTACCGCTTTCAAACTAGCTTAATTGGGGATGTCGGCGATCATCTGGATGATGCAAATCCCAAAAACATCACCGGCCTGAAACGCCTTGCACAAGATATGATTAATAAGAACGACACTCTTTTAAATACACTTTGCCAGCAGTTAGTTAGCAGCATCCCAACCGGCAACGTTTAA
- a CDS encoding YraN family protein, producing MPSFPSSPSAGENRKPDTGTLGENLVAHWLQERGWVILRRRWRCRWGELDLIAQQASGSECRLQETALAFVEVKTRRRWNWDAGGLLAITEQKQAKLRKAAEMFLAECPDFADLPCRFDVALVSFEPLAPTQIQDCEIGMDAGSYAFGQPIILGQPVFAPGCKLTLIDYIESAFAEDG from the coding sequence ATGCCAAGCTTTCCCTCATCACCCTCTGCCGGCGAGAATCGCAAACCTGACACCGGCACGCTTGGGGAAAATTTGGTGGCTCACTGGTTGCAGGAGCGCGGTTGGGTAATTCTACGCCGGCGGTGGCGCTGCCGGTGGGGTGAACTCGATCTCATCGCTCAGCAAGCGAGTGGATCTGAGTGTCGATTGCAGGAAACAGCCTTGGCGTTTGTAGAAGTTAAGACTCGTCGCCGGTGGAATTGGGATGCCGGCGGACTTTTAGCTATCACTGAGCAAAAGCAAGCAAAACTGAGGAAAGCTGCTGAGATGTTTCTGGCAGAGTGCCCGGATTTTGCTGATTTACCCTGCCGGTTTGATGTGGCGCTTGTTAGCTTTGAGCCACTCGCGCCTACGCAAATACAAGATTGTGAAATAGGGATGGATGCCGGCAGTTACGCCTTCGGGCAACCAATTATATTGGGTCAACCCGTCTTCGCTCCAGGTTGCAAACTCACGCTTATCGATTACATTGAGTCAGCTTTTGCTGAAGACGGTTAA
- the kdpF gene encoding K(+)-transporting ATPase subunit F — MRKIKLFDTILAGNLAETLDFAGMLRGKNRVPVQLFLLMCLNLVIAPAVYGAAGREIERFTAWTISLLGLVTLGLSLYLFVVIFQPERF; from the coding sequence ATGAGAAAAATTAAGCTGTTTGATACAATTCTGGCTGGTAATTTAGCTGAAACTCTGGATTTCGCCGGGATGCTGCGAGGAAAAAATCGGGTGCCGGTGCAATTGTTTCTCTTAATGTGTTTGAACCTGGTGATCGCACCCGCAGTTTATGGGGCTGCCGGCAGAGAAATTGAGCGATTCACTGCCTGGACAATTAGCCTTTTAGGTCTTGTAACGTTGGGACTTTCTCTCTATTTATTTGTCGTAATTTTCCAACCAGAACGATTTTAA
- a CDS encoding pentapeptide repeat-containing protein, protein MNHSFIKRIPAILLSALLCTVVCLTAIGALATPAFANEYDKEILVNMDFSGKNLTDSSFNKANLRGSNFSHTNLQGVSLFGAYLDGANFEGADMRNATLDTARFTKVNLSNAILEGAFAFNTKFEGATIDGADFTDVLLREDTQKLLCQIATGKNPVTGRDTRETLYCD, encoded by the coding sequence ATGAATCATAGCTTTATTAAGCGTATCCCAGCAATCCTCCTCAGCGCACTCTTGTGCACTGTCGTGTGCCTGACAGCCATTGGTGCCCTAGCAACCCCTGCGTTTGCGAATGAATACGACAAAGAAATTCTCGTCAATATGGATTTCTCAGGCAAAAACCTGACAGACTCCAGCTTTAACAAAGCCAACCTGCGCGGTAGCAATTTCAGCCATACCAATCTGCAGGGCGTTAGCTTATTTGGGGCGTATTTGGATGGAGCAAATTTTGAGGGGGCGGATATGCGAAACGCCACCTTAGACACTGCTCGTTTTACCAAAGTCAATTTATCCAACGCAATTTTAGAAGGTGCCTTCGCTTTTAATACCAAATTTGAAGGTGCCACGATTGACGGCGCAGATTTTACCGATGTGCTGCTGCGCGAGGATACCCAGAAATTGCTTTGTCAGATAGCGACAGGGAAAAATCCAGTCACGGGTAGAGATACGCGCGAAACGCTTTACTGTGATTAA
- a CDS encoding DUF790 family protein — protein sequence MLPTDLLMHRLQGETIVPKCLTIDSKHLVIASEIITCFQECQGATQGELDRQLLELEGDSPDYRLKRGLAHLLKSGFCTFEAISPLDPEQLRQRVFTLAAETVPSSHATEKTLDKLATQLSQELEREVLPVEIKAGLYADLNENKILTEFDAPTPENLLYRYNLSQVQGVFYRATHLTLNAHRNVPGEYKLLFRYLKLFQLMAYIEGDADCGFTITIDGPTSLFKPSTRYGLALAKMIPALLHVTKWSMKATLQTRDFYTGDWKTGRFALDSECGLVSHYPPGKPYDSMLEASFADRWDAMKTDWVLEREVDLIPIPGSVMIPDFRLVHPDGRTFLLEIVGYWRPEYLQKKFAQVRRSDRDNLILAISERLNLEKAGVNLKDVPARIVWFKDKLSPKSVLEVLD from the coding sequence ATGCTTCCAACCGATTTACTGATGCACCGACTTCAGGGCGAAACCATCGTTCCCAAATGCCTAACAATAGATTCTAAACATCTGGTGATCGCTTCCGAAATCATCACTTGTTTCCAAGAGTGCCAAGGTGCGACGCAAGGAGAACTCGACCGGCAACTCCTCGAACTCGAAGGCGACAGTCCCGACTACCGGCTCAAACGCGGACTCGCGCACCTTCTGAAAAGTGGCTTTTGCACCTTTGAAGCGATCAGTCCCCTCGATCCTGAACAATTGCGGCAACGCGTGTTTACGCTGGCAGCAGAAACTGTCCCCAGCAGCCACGCCACCGAGAAAACCCTAGACAAACTCGCCACCCAACTGAGTCAGGAATTAGAACGGGAAGTGCTGCCGGTGGAAATCAAAGCCGGCCTTTATGCCGATTTAAACGAAAATAAAATCCTCACAGAATTTGACGCACCAACGCCCGAAAACTTACTGTACCGCTACAACCTTTCTCAAGTGCAGGGCGTTTTTTACCGCGCCACCCACCTCACCCTCAACGCACACCGTAACGTTCCCGGTGAGTATAAGCTTTTATTCCGCTATCTCAAACTTTTTCAACTAATGGCTTATATTGAAGGCGATGCCGATTGCGGTTTCACGATCACCATCGATGGCCCGACCAGCTTATTTAAACCAAGCACGCGCTATGGACTCGCCCTCGCCAAAATGATCCCCGCTTTGCTGCACGTTACGAAATGGAGCATGAAAGCAACGCTGCAAACCCGTGACTTTTATACCGGCGACTGGAAAACGGGACGCTTTGCTCTTGACTCTGAGTGCGGTTTAGTCAGTCATTACCCCCCCGGCAAGCCTTATGACAGTATGCTAGAAGCATCCTTTGCGGACAGGTGGGACGCAATGAAAACTGATTGGGTTTTGGAAAGAGAAGTGGATTTAATTCCCATTCCTGGGAGTGTAATGATTCCAGACTTTCGCTTGGTACATCCCGACGGTCGCACATTCTTGCTAGAAATTGTTGGCTACTGGCGGCCTGAATATTTGCAAAAGAAATTTGCTCAAGTGCGCCGGTCAGATCGCGATAACTTAATTTTGGCGATTTCTGAGCGATTGAATTTAGAAAAAGCTGGAGTTAATCTCAAAGATGTGCCGGCACGAATTGTCTGGTTTAAAGATAAATTATCACCCAAATCTGTATTAGAAGTCCTTGACTAA